In a single window of the Litorilituus sediminis genome:
- the priA gene encoding primosomal protein N' has product MNSQNSINFNLTLSAYLVSDCYIQVAIPVPIRQLFTYTLPISLQSPTIKVGERVLVPFGNRQVIGIVIDISQQSEFSADKVKPVLNRLHDSFHLSKDLVTFLQLCSHYYHHPVGDVFQQALPVLLRQTEKTDLRPPMLWHAKQAIDEQAQQIKRDKLSKAPKQLALLTLIEKHQGISWAELRTLGYSKAQLNALVTKELIEEKQQVLQLFNWQSSMFNQDNKLVLSPEQAVVVSAINQSQAQFACHLIEGVTGSGKTEVYLQVMEQTLARSKQVLVIVPEIGLTPQTLIRFEQRFNVPICLHHSGLNDSERLDTWLNAQQGNAAIVIGTRSAVFAPLHQLGLIIIDEEHDSSLKQQDSFRYHGRDIAILRARQLNIPIVLGSATPSLETLQNALSGKYHYHQLKNRAGKSKAAKIALIDNNQQQMEYGLSGSLKQEISRTIERGEQVLLFLNRRGYAPAINCQECHWIADCQRCNKPYTLHQKQQLLICHHCGSQKRIPPQCPSCGSVRIAPLGQGTEQLESRLEELFPETSIVRIDRDSTRKKGELAKLLQEVNDKKHQILVGTQMLAKGHHFPDVTLVAILDVDGALFSFDFRASEHMAQLLVQVAGRSGRASKPGKVLVQSNFVDHPLLQDLVHNGYQHFARQALTERKQALLPPFSFQALIRAEANYPSYPEKFLRSLTEHSFEQCELAGPVPAAMEKKAGKYRYHLIIQAKSRKYLHQAVLSILTLALQNDLHKKVRWSVDIDPIDLSW; this is encoded by the coding sequence TTGAACAGTCAAAATAGCATTAATTTCAACTTAACCTTATCTGCCTATCTCGTGAGTGATTGTTATATACAAGTTGCCATTCCTGTCCCTATACGGCAGTTATTCACCTATACCCTGCCAATATCACTGCAAAGCCCAACAATAAAAGTAGGGGAACGCGTACTAGTGCCCTTTGGCAATCGTCAGGTCATTGGCATTGTTATTGACATATCACAGCAAAGTGAATTTTCAGCAGATAAAGTGAAACCTGTTTTAAACCGTTTACATGATAGCTTTCATTTAAGTAAAGACTTAGTAACGTTTTTACAGCTTTGTTCACACTATTATCATCACCCCGTTGGTGACGTCTTTCAGCAAGCCTTACCGGTATTACTAAGACAAACTGAGAAAACTGATCTGAGACCTCCTATGCTCTGGCACGCTAAACAAGCGATAGATGAGCAAGCGCAACAGATAAAACGTGACAAGCTAAGCAAAGCACCAAAGCAGTTAGCACTGTTAACCTTAATTGAAAAACACCAAGGCATAAGCTGGGCTGAGTTACGTACTCTTGGCTATAGCAAAGCACAGTTAAATGCCTTAGTAACAAAAGAGCTTATTGAAGAAAAGCAGCAAGTTTTGCAGCTATTTAACTGGCAAAGCTCAATGTTTAACCAAGATAACAAGCTAGTGCTTTCGCCTGAACAAGCTGTGGTAGTTAGCGCTATCAACCAAAGCCAAGCGCAATTTGCTTGTCATCTAATTGAAGGGGTTACTGGCAGCGGTAAAACTGAAGTTTATTTGCAAGTAATGGAGCAAACATTAGCCAGAAGTAAGCAAGTGCTGGTTATTGTGCCGGAAATTGGTTTAACCCCACAAACCTTAATACGCTTTGAACAAAGATTTAATGTACCAATTTGCCTGCACCACTCTGGCTTAAATGACAGCGAAAGATTAGATACTTGGCTAAATGCTCAGCAAGGCAACGCAGCTATTGTTATTGGTACGCGCTCAGCGGTATTTGCGCCGCTACATCAATTAGGTTTGATCATCATAGACGAAGAACATGACAGTTCATTAAAGCAGCAAGATAGTTTTCGTTATCATGGCCGCGATATTGCCATTTTAAGGGCTAGGCAGTTAAATATTCCTATTGTGCTTGGTAGCGCAACGCCTAGCTTAGAAACGCTACAAAACGCCTTGTCAGGAAAATATCACTATCACCAACTTAAAAACCGCGCAGGTAAAAGCAAGGCCGCCAAAATAGCACTGATTGATAATAATCAACAGCAAATGGAATACGGTTTATCTGGCAGTTTAAAACAAGAGATTAGCCGAACCATTGAACGTGGTGAGCAAGTATTACTATTTTTAAACCGACGAGGTTACGCTCCCGCGATAAACTGTCAAGAATGCCATTGGATAGCCGATTGCCAACGCTGTAATAAGCCATACACACTGCACCAAAAACAACAACTGCTTATTTGCCATCACTGCGGTAGCCAAAAGCGTATTCCTCCTCAGTGCCCAAGTTGTGGCAGTGTGCGTATTGCACCATTAGGTCAAGGCACTGAGCAGTTAGAGTCTCGCTTGGAAGAATTATTCCCCGAGACCAGTATAGTGCGCATTGACAGAGACAGTACCCGAAAAAAAGGCGAATTAGCAAAGCTACTGCAAGAAGTGAATGATAAAAAACATCAAATACTGGTTGGTACCCAAATGTTAGCAAAGGGACATCATTTTCCTGATGTCACCTTAGTGGCAATTCTGGATGTTGATGGCGCATTATTTAGCTTTGACTTTAGAGCCAGCGAGCATATGGCGCAACTTTTAGTCCAAGTTGCCGGCCGTTCAGGGCGTGCCAGCAAACCTGGTAAGGTACTGGTGCAGAGTAATTTTGTTGATCACCCCTTACTACAAGATTTAGTGCACAATGGTTATCAACACTTTGCTCGTCAGGCATTAACGGAACGTAAGCAAGCCTTACTGCCGCCTTTTAGCTTTCAAGCGCTCATTCGAGCAGAAGCTAACTATCCATCTTATCCGGAAAAGTTTTTACGCTCACTAACCGAGCACAGCTTTGAACAATGTGAACTGGCAGGCCCGGTACCTGCGGCCATGGAAAAAAAGGCCGGTAAATATCGTTATCACCTGATAATTCAAGCAAAATCACGTAAATACTTACACCAAGCGGTTTTATCTATATTAACACTCGCTTTACAGAATGATTTGCATAAGAAGGTTCGCTGGAGCGTGGACATTGACCCGATAGATCTTAGCTGGTAA
- the rpmE gene encoding 50S ribosomal protein L31: MKEGIHPNYVEIKANCSCGNVITTRSTRSADIHLDVCSECHPFYTGKQKAAETGGRVDKFNKRFGALGKK, from the coding sequence ATGAAAGAAGGTATTCACCCTAACTACGTTGAGATCAAGGCTAACTGTTCTTGTGGTAACGTAATTACAACTCGTTCAACTCGTTCTGCTGACATCCACTTAGATGTATGTTCAGAATGTCACCCGTTCTACACAGGTAAGCAAAAAGCTGCTGAGACTGGTGGTCGTGTTGACAAGTTCAACAAGCGTTTTGGTGCTCTTGGTAAGAAGTAA
- a CDS encoding zinc-dependent metalloprotease, which produces MKLTSLSLAVTIALSASQLAIAADEEKSKDKDKKADKTIAQMIEKKTATEGLFNFYQDKETGDTLMLLKETQLDTPYLHFAHTVDGLSDAGHFRGGYRGVKVIEFRRYFDRIDVVTKTPRYLFDENNPISKAKDANISEAVLASLKIEKEEDGQIALKVNKLFLSESLHKVSPWARANDKNAKKRFKVGKMNSKKSRILSKRAYDNNVDVVVDYVFNNDNPSVYGSRAVSDPRSVSIKLQHSFVELPKGDFTPRFDDARVGYFTHQYDDMTSSEWAPYRDVIKRWNLVKKDPSAAVSEPVEPIVWWIENTTPHEWRDTIKEGALAWNSAFEQAGFKNAIQVKVQPDDADWDAGDINYNVLRWTSSPQPRFGGYGPSLANPLTGEMLGADIMLEYVFMKNRWIYNSLYSQGAASLGLNNDEHISPDGQEHFNCSAGHELQQGFLLGNAMSASNDIEKQALLKEGLRFLVLHEVGHTLGLNHNMKASILWNEKEIHDKSVTQGVLTGSVMDYAPINVAPKGQTQGDYFQTEPGPYDVWAIQYGYTTALADPAQEKQRMEKLLSRSSEKALAFGNDADDMRAPGRHIDPRIMTGDLSSNPVAYAVDRMTLIDGLLAELKDKTVQEGESYQQLLTSANSLFGQYRRQAQVISRQIGGVYIERSYVGDGQETQPYTPVPKAKQVEAMQALTQHVFAPDVLSSMQPLYNYMQHQRRGFNHYGKNEDPKAHDMILNMQKSVLSQVLHKNVLKRISDTSLYGNEYSLTHMFNDLTAAIFVDSKKATSLSHNIQIEYVNRLIAIAGVKAKSSYDNLAKTAALGQLNNILDNASSMGFGKNDTTKAHDAYISLMINKALKV; this is translated from the coding sequence ATGAAATTAACTAGCCTGTCACTGGCGGTAACCATAGCGTTATCTGCAAGCCAATTAGCCATTGCTGCCGACGAGGAAAAGTCCAAGGATAAAGATAAAAAAGCCGATAAAACTATCGCACAAATGATAGAAAAGAAAACCGCCACCGAAGGTTTGTTTAACTTCTATCAAGATAAAGAAACTGGCGACACTTTAATGTTGCTCAAGGAAACACAATTAGATACACCATACCTTCACTTTGCTCACACAGTTGACGGTTTATCAGATGCAGGTCATTTTCGTGGCGGTTACCGCGGCGTTAAAGTCATTGAATTTAGACGCTACTTCGATCGTATTGATGTAGTAACAAAAACACCTCGTTACCTCTTTGATGAAAACAACCCTATCAGTAAGGCCAAAGATGCCAACATTAGTGAAGCAGTGCTTGCTAGCCTGAAAATTGAAAAAGAAGAAGACGGTCAAATTGCGTTAAAAGTAAATAAACTGTTCTTAAGTGAATCACTTCATAAAGTATCGCCTTGGGCACGAGCTAACGATAAAAATGCCAAGAAGCGCTTTAAAGTTGGCAAGATGAATAGCAAGAAGTCTCGCATCTTAAGTAAACGTGCTTACGATAACAATGTTGATGTTGTTGTTGATTATGTATTTAACAATGACAACCCAAGTGTTTACGGCTCAAGAGCGGTTTCTGATCCGCGTTCAGTATCAATAAAACTACAACACTCGTTTGTTGAATTACCTAAAGGTGATTTCACACCGCGCTTTGACGATGCTCGTGTTGGTTACTTTACTCATCAATACGACGATATGACTTCAAGCGAATGGGCACCTTATCGTGATGTTATTAAACGCTGGAATCTAGTAAAGAAAGACCCAAGTGCTGCAGTATCTGAGCCTGTTGAGCCTATTGTTTGGTGGATTGAAAATACTACCCCTCATGAATGGCGCGACACCATTAAAGAAGGTGCGTTAGCATGGAACTCAGCCTTTGAACAAGCGGGCTTTAAAAACGCGATTCAAGTTAAAGTACAGCCAGATGATGCTGATTGGGATGCCGGTGATATCAACTACAATGTGCTACGTTGGACTTCATCGCCACAGCCACGCTTTGGTGGTTACGGGCCATCATTAGCTAACCCGTTAACCGGGGAAATGCTAGGTGCCGATATTATGCTTGAATATGTATTCATGAAAAATCGTTGGATTTATAACAGCCTATACAGCCAAGGAGCTGCTAGCCTAGGTTTAAACAACGATGAACATATCAGCCCTGATGGTCAAGAACATTTTAATTGCAGCGCAGGTCATGAGTTACAACAAGGCTTCTTACTTGGTAATGCCATGTCAGCAAGTAATGACATTGAAAAGCAAGCATTATTAAAAGAAGGCTTACGCTTCTTAGTGCTTCATGAAGTAGGCCATACATTAGGCTTAAACCACAATATGAAAGCCTCTATTTTGTGGAATGAAAAAGAAATTCACGACAAGTCGGTAACTCAAGGTGTGCTAACTGGCTCGGTAATGGATTATGCGCCAATCAATGTTGCCCCTAAAGGCCAAACACAAGGGGATTACTTCCAAACTGAGCCAGGTCCTTATGATGTTTGGGCAATTCAATATGGTTATACAACGGCACTAGCAGACCCTGCACAAGAAAAACAACGCATGGAAAAACTACTTAGCCGTTCAAGTGAAAAGGCGCTAGCCTTTGGTAATGATGCCGATGATATGCGCGCACCAGGCCGCCACATTGATCCTCGCATTATGACAGGTGATTTATCTTCAAACCCAGTTGCTTATGCTGTTGATCGCATGACATTAATTGATGGCCTATTAGCAGAGCTTAAAGATAAAACCGTCCAAGAAGGTGAGTCTTACCAGCAACTACTAACTTCAGCTAACTCATTGTTTGGTCAGTATCGCCGCCAAGCACAAGTGATTTCTCGCCAAATTGGTGGTGTCTATATTGAGCGTAGTTATGTTGGTGATGGCCAGGAAACGCAACCTTACACACCTGTACCTAAAGCAAAGCAAGTTGAAGCAATGCAAGCCTTAACTCAGCATGTTTTTGCTCCAGATGTTTTATCATCAATGCAGCCGCTTTATAACTATATGCAGCATCAACGTCGTGGTTTTAACCATTATGGTAAAAACGAAGATCCTAAAGCGCATGACATGATTCTAAATATGCAAAAATCAGTATTAAGCCAAGTACTTCACAAAAATGTACTTAAGCGTATTTCTGATACTAGCTTATATGGTAATGAATACTCGTTAACGCACATGTTCAATGACTTAACCGCGGCTATTTTTGTTGATAGTAAAAAAGCAACGTCATTAAGCCATAATATTCAAATTGAATATGTAAATCGCTTAATAGCCATAGCTGGCGTCAAGGCCAAATCAAGTTACGATAACTTGGCGAAAACCGCTGCCCTTGGTCAGTTAAACAACATCTTAGATAATGCCTCATCAATGGGCTTTGGCAAGAATGACACTACCAAAGCACACGATGCCTACATTAGCTTGATGATTAACAAAGCGTTAAAAGTTTAA
- a CDS encoding sigma-70 family RNA polymerase sigma factor, protein MDTNKVIDAQQRFVANPEQNWQEHEWIIQAKHGSQTAFHQLYEKYHKQIYALCWRMLADKSSAEDVCQEVFVVLWQKINNFRGESKFSTWLHSVATNVVLGHLRKHKTWLQRIFSIEDQQDNVTEQSVALSDDSELAELDKHIARLPERARLVFVLFAVEGYRHEEIASMLKMAVGSSKSQYHRAKTLLKQWLTEAQTEENCHG, encoded by the coding sequence TTGGACACGAATAAGGTGATTGATGCTCAGCAGCGTTTTGTTGCAAACCCTGAGCAGAACTGGCAAGAACATGAGTGGATAATACAAGCCAAGCATGGTTCGCAAACTGCTTTTCATCAGTTGTATGAAAAATACCATAAGCAAATTTATGCACTGTGCTGGCGTATGCTTGCAGATAAAAGTAGCGCGGAAGATGTATGCCAAGAAGTGTTTGTGGTGTTATGGCAAAAAATTAATAACTTCCGTGGCGAGAGTAAATTTAGTACTTGGCTGCACAGTGTCGCGACCAATGTGGTCTTGGGGCACTTACGTAAACATAAAACCTGGTTGCAGCGTATTTTTAGTATTGAAGATCAGCAAGATAATGTTACCGAGCAGAGTGTTGCTTTATCAGATGATTCAGAATTAGCTGAGCTAGATAAACATATAGCTCGCTTACCTGAAAGAGCGAGATTGGTTTTTGTGTTGTTTGCTGTCGAAGGTTATCGCCATGAGGAAATAGCTAGCATGCTGAAAATGGCGGTTGGTTCGAGTAAATCTCAATACCACAGAGCAAAAACATTATTAAAACAATGGCTAACAGAAGCACAAACTGAGGAAAATTGCCATGGTTAA
- a CDS encoding DUF4097 family beta strand repeat-containing protein, whose translation MNTFSKLFSPVLVLSCLLASSVSLASEKISQSLSADDVTNISVDNHSGLIKVVGWNKDNVSLEGTLDDKAEGLIFERRGAQIFIEVEYPNVERWSSSGSELIIHAPKELRVTLSGISSDINVSNLHGGVEAKTVSGNIEATDITGNIELSSISGDITSLDLNGKISLSAISGDIKDQNSNGRLQLQSVSGEVELTSKAPEVYVNNVSGDVELNLAEVIELRASTVSGDIETKLSLADKGLIKSSSVSGELVFEFQNNIDASFRLVSNVGGDIVNKLTNDKAERPKYGPGAKLSFQVGDGNATVSANSVSGRIKVLAK comes from the coding sequence ATGAACACATTTAGCAAATTATTTTCGCCAGTATTAGTGCTTTCTTGTTTGTTAGCAAGCTCAGTATCACTCGCGAGTGAAAAAATATCACAAAGCTTATCAGCAGACGATGTTACCAATATTAGTGTTGATAACCATAGCGGCTTAATTAAGGTTGTTGGTTGGAATAAAGATAATGTCAGCCTTGAAGGAACCTTAGATGATAAAGCGGAAGGCTTAATTTTTGAGCGTCGAGGTGCACAAATCTTTATTGAAGTTGAATATCCCAATGTAGAGCGTTGGTCTTCCTCTGGCTCTGAGCTAATTATTCATGCACCTAAAGAATTGCGTGTTACTTTATCGGGTATATCAAGTGATATTAATGTCAGTAATTTACATGGTGGCGTTGAAGCGAAAACGGTTAGTGGTAATATTGAAGCTACTGATATTACAGGCAATATTGAGTTAAGCAGTATCAGTGGTGATATTACTAGCCTAGATTTAAATGGCAAAATTTCCTTATCTGCCATTAGTGGTGATATTAAAGATCAAAACTCTAATGGCCGTTTGCAGCTACAATCTGTTAGTGGTGAAGTTGAGTTAACCTCGAAAGCACCAGAGGTTTATGTCAATAATGTTTCAGGTGATGTTGAGCTTAATTTAGCAGAAGTGATTGAACTAAGAGCATCAACCGTTAGCGGTGATATCGAAACTAAATTAAGTTTGGCTGATAAAGGCCTGATCAAGTCGTCAAGTGTTAGTGGTGAGCTAGTCTTTGAGTTTCAAAATAATATAGATGCAAGCTTTAGATTAGTGTCAAATGTTGGCGGTGATATTGTCAATAAACTTACCAATGACAAAGCTGAGCGCCCTAAGTACGGCCCCGGAGCTAAGTTGTCTTTCCAGGTTGGTGATGGTAATGCCACCGTAAGTGCAAACAGTGTCAGTGGCAGAATTAAAGTGCTAGCTAAGTAA
- the dnaB gene encoding replicative DNA helicase, which translates to MADKKPGKFAKEKQFIKDKQIDELKVPPHSLEAEQSVLGGLLLDNETWDRVAEKTVAEDFYSRSHRLIFETIGALIELGEPVDLITLSEALENDQKLEDAGGFVYLAEMMKNTPSAANITAYADIVRERAVTREMISVANEIAEAGYDTQGRSSADLLDLAETKVFAIAEKRANKSEGPESIHSVLEKTVDRIEKLCTTPSGGVTGVSTGFTDLDKMTAGLQPSDLIIVAARPSMGKTTFAMNLAEHAAMTAGKPALIFSLEMPSDQIMMRMLASLGRIDQTKIRTGQLNDEDWARLSSTMGLLIENGKMFIDDAAGLTPTEVRSRARRVHRDNDGISMIMIDYLQLMRAPQFSDNRTLEIAEISRSLKALAKELQVPVVALSQLNRSLEQRADKRPVNSDLRESGSIEQDADLIMFIYRDEVYHDDSEFKGMAEIIIGKQRNGPIGRVPLTFQGQFSRFDNYAGPHVLEED; encoded by the coding sequence ATGGCAGATAAAAAGCCAGGTAAATTTGCCAAAGAAAAACAGTTTATTAAAGATAAACAAATAGACGAATTAAAAGTCCCTCCTCATTCGCTTGAAGCTGAGCAATCCGTATTAGGTGGTTTATTACTTGATAATGAAACCTGGGATCGCGTTGCTGAAAAAACCGTTGCTGAAGATTTTTACAGTCGCTCACATCGACTAATTTTTGAAACGATTGGTGCCTTAATTGAGCTGGGCGAACCCGTTGATTTAATTACCTTATCTGAAGCATTAGAAAACGATCAAAAACTTGAAGATGCCGGTGGTTTTGTTTATCTCGCTGAGATGATGAAAAACACGCCAAGTGCCGCCAATATTACTGCTTATGCTGATATTGTTCGTGAACGTGCGGTCACTCGCGAGATGATCAGCGTTGCCAATGAAATTGCCGAAGCTGGTTACGATACCCAAGGGCGCAGTAGTGCTGATTTACTCGATTTAGCAGAAACTAAGGTTTTTGCCATTGCAGAAAAGCGTGCCAATAAATCAGAAGGCCCTGAAAGCATTCATTCGGTATTAGAAAAAACCGTAGATAGAATTGAAAAACTGTGTACTACGCCATCAGGTGGTGTTACTGGGGTTTCTACTGGTTTTACCGATTTAGATAAAATGACCGCAGGTTTACAGCCTTCAGATTTAATTATTGTTGCCGCTCGTCCTTCTATGGGTAAAACAACCTTTGCCATGAACTTAGCTGAACATGCCGCTATGACTGCAGGTAAACCAGCGCTTATTTTTAGTTTAGAGATGCCTTCAGATCAAATTATGATGAGGATGCTGGCATCGCTTGGTCGCATTGACCAAACTAAAATTCGTACCGGGCAATTAAATGATGAAGATTGGGCAAGACTATCATCAACCATGGGGCTGTTAATTGAAAACGGTAAAATGTTTATTGATGATGCTGCAGGCCTAACCCCAACGGAAGTGCGCTCGAGAGCAAGACGTGTTCATCGGGATAATGACGGCATTTCCATGATCATGATTGATTACCTTCAGTTAATGCGTGCGCCGCAGTTTTCTGATAACCGTACCTTAGAGATTGCTGAAATTTCACGTTCACTTAAAGCCTTAGCAAAAGAGCTGCAAGTGCCTGTAGTTGCGCTTTCTCAGTTAAACCGTAGTTTGGAGCAACGTGCCGATAAGCGTCCAGTAAACTCAGATTTACGTGAATCGGGTTCAATCGAGCAAGATGCTGACTTAATTATGTTTATTTATCGTGATGAGGTTTATCACGATGACAGTGAATTTAAAGGCATGGCGGAGATTATTATTGGTAAACAACGTAACGGGCCTATTGGTCGCGTACCATTAACCTTCCAAGGTCAATTCTCTCGCTTTGATAATTATGCTGGTCCGCATGTATTAGAAGAAGATTAG
- a CDS encoding secondary thiamine-phosphate synthase enzyme YjbQ, with product MWQQKEIQIKAKKRGFHLIDNELMSQLPQIHQLKCGILHLFIKHSSASLTINENADPTVRSDMEAHFNHFVPEDARYYQHTYEGSDDMPAHIKASTLGSSVTIPISNGQLNLGIWQGIYLGEHRNHASSRTIVVTINGE from the coding sequence ATGTGGCAGCAAAAAGAAATACAAATTAAAGCCAAAAAGCGAGGTTTTCACCTTATTGATAATGAGCTTATGTCGCAATTACCACAAATTCACCAGCTCAAATGTGGCATATTGCACCTGTTTATAAAACACAGCTCGGCTTCGCTAACTATTAATGAAAATGCCGACCCAACAGTGCGTTCAGATATGGAGGCGCACTTTAATCACTTTGTCCCAGAAGATGCTCGCTATTATCAACACACTTATGAAGGCAGTGATGATATGCCAGCGCATATTAAAGCCAGCACCTTAGGTAGCAGTGTCACTATTCCTATTAGTAACGGTCAACTAAATTTAGGCATTTGGCAAGGTATTTACTTAGGTGAGCATAGAAACCACGCATCCAGTCGCACTATAGTGGTCACCATCAATGGTGAATAA
- a CDS encoding LysR substrate-binding domain-containing protein: protein MFELKHLKTLTALKETGNIKKAAAKLFTSQSALSHQIKDLEQRLGEPLFIRNTSPVEFSHAGQVLLDLAKEIFPAITNAEQVLKAPTKQAQNLKLAIACHACFQWLLPISQQFSQQHPALAIEFLDDDFQQQALSADILFTDYQQQEDNYLYQEIGQFEVIAVSALNDSALGSKYDYVEAEQFKSVTLLTYPLPNKQLDIFQLFLTPKGITPAKIKQVNNSHVMLQMAAAGMGVATLPDWLVSSLSQQALLTRKRLGEAGLYKKLYAKYQANNRQRDIIEQLIPQVIAAFKQLYVV from the coding sequence ATGTTTGAACTTAAACATTTAAAAACGCTGACAGCATTAAAAGAAACGGGCAATATCAAGAAAGCGGCAGCTAAGCTTTTTACCAGCCAATCTGCCTTGTCACATCAAATCAAAGATCTTGAACAACGTCTTGGCGAGCCTTTGTTTATCCGTAATACCTCGCCGGTAGAGTTTAGTCACGCAGGCCAAGTGCTACTTGATTTAGCCAAAGAGATATTTCCAGCGATTACAAATGCAGAGCAAGTACTTAAAGCACCAACTAAACAAGCGCAAAACCTTAAGCTTGCCATAGCCTGTCACGCTTGCTTTCAATGGTTGCTGCCCATTAGCCAGCAATTTTCTCAGCAACACCCTGCGCTTGCGATTGAATTTCTCGACGATGACTTTCAGCAACAAGCACTGTCAGCAGATATTTTATTTACCGATTATCAGCAACAGGAAGATAACTATCTATATCAAGAGATTGGTCAATTTGAAGTGATTGCCGTATCGGCATTAAATGATTCAGCCCTAGGCAGTAAATATGATTATGTTGAAGCAGAGCAGTTTAAATCCGTCACCTTGCTTACCTATCCTTTGCCAAATAAACAACTAGATATCTTTCAACTATTTTTAACGCCAAAAGGCATTACTCCTGCCAAAATAAAACAAGTTAATAACAGCCATGTTATGTTGCAAATGGCGGCGGCAGGTATGGGCGTTGCCACCTTGCCCGATTGGCTCGTCAGTAGCTTAAGCCAACAAGCGTTACTGACAAGGAAACGCTTAGGCGAAGCTGGCCTATACAAAAAGCTCTACGCCAAATATCAGGCAAACAACCGACAACGCGACATCATTGAACAGCTTATTCCACAAGTAATAGCCGCCTTTAAGCAATTGTATGTCGTTTAA